CATTTGTAATTTTAAGTTTTTGTTAAAAGAAAATACCATTATAAAATGGTATTTTGATTATGATTTTCAGTTTCTTTTAGGTCTCTAACAGTTGTTCATGCAAAGATAATACCTACAATCCCGACAATTGGAACAAATAAACCGATAATTAGTAATATAAACACTGTGTTATCGTTATTTTTTAAATTACGAGATTCGATTATACAGAATATGTAATATACGAACCTAGCTACAAAAACACCAAACGCTACTGCAAAAGATATATAACCAAAAATTGCCGGAATCATAGATGCACCATGGTGACCTAGACCAAATGATATTCCTACAAGAATTGCCCCAATAATAATTGCGGCGAAACTTATAAGAGTTAGGTAAAATCATATTTTGATATATTTTTTTAATTTCATCAATATTCCTTTATTGTAATGTGATTAATTTAATAATATCAAAAAACACTATAAAATCAAAATTCGCCCTTAATATTAAAGAAGTATTTTAAAAAGAAAACACCATTATGCAATAGTATTTTCATTATGATTTTGCTGATTAGTTTGTTAGAGATTTTTAGCTTTTACTCAACCCATCATCATAGCTACAAAACCAACAAACGGAACAAAAAAACCAATTATTAGTAGGATGAATACTAAATGGTTATTGTCTTCTAATTTGTGTGACTCAATTATACATATTAAATAAAATACAATACTTGTAGTAAGAGAGCCTATTGCTGCTACTAAAAACAATGCACCTAATATTTCGGGTAAAACGGAGAAATCAGAAACTCTTTTTTCTTTTGCAATTGCAAGCATAATTGCTCCCGCTATGGTTGACAATATAGTAGCTAAGAATAAGAAAAATCATATTTGAATATATTTTTTTAATTTCATAAATAATCCTTAATAAGTTTGTACTACAAAATGATTATTTTAATAATACCAGAAAATAGAATTTCATTATGAATAAGTCTTACGCATTAACTTATTCTTAAAATTGTAGCTTTTATTGTTTAAAAATCTTTTCAAATTGATTATAAAAGTTTAAAAAACAAAAGCACAAGATAATAACTTGTACTTTTATGACTTAATTATTGGGTTGTTCTTTATTATTTTCTATTATTGCTGAGACTTTTTTAAGAATTTCATCTTCGTTTGGAGTTTTATAGAAAACACCTCTACCAATTTTCTTTAATTTATTGAAATCTACATCTTTTAATGCAGTAAAACAAAATGCTCCATCACCTATTCTCTCAACATTAGGTGCATCAATTTCTGTTAATGATGATTTAGCAAAGGCACTAGAGTATATAATTTGTAATTTTGGTGCAATTATTTTTGTGATATTAGTTGATTGAAATGCTCCATAAAATGGGTCGGCACCAGATATGAAATAACATGTACCGCCATCTATTTGTACTAACTCTGGGAATGTTAATTCAGTATTACTGAAAGTAGCATCTTCAAATGCGCTTTGATAAAAACGCTTAACCTTAGGCATAATTACATTTTCTAATGTTGTCGCACTAAAGGCACCATTATATACTGTTTCGGCAGCTGGAAAGTTTGCATTAGTAAGCCCACTAGATTTAAAGGCATCATGACCTATTGTTCTTAATTTAGGTGCATTAAGAGTTCTAATTTTAGATCTTTGGAACACTCCTGCCACATCAGATCTACCATGTAAAAGTTCAAGTTCAGGTAAATCCACATCACTTAAATTAGTTCCAGAAAAGGCTCCATATCCAATTTCTCTAACTTTTGGTCCAACAAATTTTACTAAAGGAATATCTTTAAATAAATAATCCTTAATAACTTCTATCTCATTGAAGTAAACATTTGTTAAATTAGTGGCTTTGTTGAAAACTTTGCTTGCAACTTGTTTTACTTTAGGAGCATCAATTGTGTCTAAACTTGAGTTGTAAAAAGCAAAATCCTTAATTTCTAAAGCACTATTTAACTCTACATGAGAAAGACTTCCTGTGTTAGCGAATGCATTTGCGGAAACGGTAATTAAATTTGGCGTAATAACTCTGGTTATTGGTGTGTTATTAAATGCTTCAACTCCAACAAATTTTAAACTTGCTAAATTAACTTCTAACAATTGTGATGATTTAAAAGCATTGTTTCCTATGGTTTCTAACATTGGTGCATCAATTGTTTTTAATGTCGAATCTTTAAAAGCATTATCACCAACGGTTACTAAAAGTGGGAAGTTAACTTCGTTCAATTGTGTTGAACTAAAAGCATTATCTCTAATAGTTTTTAAATTTAATGCATCAATTTTTTCTAATGGAAGATTAGCAAACGTATCACTATTGATTAATTCTATTGAATTTAAAAATGCATTGGTTAATTTTGAACCTTTAAAAGCATCTTGACCAATTTGTTTTAATTTTGGTGCATCAATAAGTTGAAGATTTGAATCTTTAAATGCTCCACTTGGTATTGCTTCTAAATTTGGTGCTATTAGATATTTGACTTTCATTTCACTTGTAGAATCTGGAACTAGTGCACTACGTGAAATGATGCTTACATTAGGTAAATAAATTCATTCTAGATTTGGATTTATTAATTCTAATAGTTGAGTATTTGAGATATTGGTTCTAAAGTATTTTTCAGGGTGTTGTTTTTGATCATATAGTTGTTCTGCTATTTCATTGTTTGTTCTGAAAGATTCAGCAATTGTATTAGTTGTTTTTTCAATGTATATGTTTCTAAATGATCTAATTTCATTTATGTATGTTATAACGACTTGCACTTCTTCTCTTATTGCAAGTGCATTTGTAATTGCTTCACGTAATTTATTTTCTAAATCTTCTTTTGCAACTGGAATAATTGTAGCGGTTTGATTATCTGCGCTTCAAGTGAAAAGATCCCTACCTTTTTGAACAACAGGATTTAGTTCGTTTTGTTTGTTTTGTGAAATAATGGTATTTTCACTTTCGAATTCTCTTTTAACTGTAAAAACTTGTTCTTTTATGCCGTTATAAATATTTTGCATTGTTTTTGCTAGACCACTTAATTTATCTGCCTCAATTAAATTCCCGAGATTATTTGAACTATCATTAACTAAGTTGGTGATGTATGTCTTGGCATCATCGTTTAGGGTGTTTAAACTATCTAAACCGGTAATGATGTTATTTTTGAATTCATCTAAACCTTCTTTTATCTTTCTATCAGCATTTGTTAGGTACGTAATAAGATCTTTAATATCACTGATTTTATTAACGCTTAAACTTTCAGCACTTAATAATTCTTTAGCAGCATTTAATTTTAGTTGAACTTCTGGATTTTGGAATTGTTCTAAATCTTTAAGTGCTTCAAGTTTTGAACTTACTGAATTGAAAATATTTTCAAGTTCAGGAGTTAAACTATCTAATTCTGCTTTTTTAATATTGTAATCTTGAATATCTTTCTTTAGTTGAGTTTTTGATTCACTTAATTCCACGATTTTTCTCTTAATATCACCAATTCTACTGATACTTAAATTTTCTATAGCTAATAACTCTTTAGCTGAATTTAATTTTTCTTTAAAGTTTTCAGCAGAAATATCTGTTACATTTTTAACTGGTTCAAATAATTTTTTCGACTCACTAACTGTGGTTTCTAAATTAGTTAATAAGGTTTTTAATTCTGTTTTTTTGATATTGTAATCTTGAATATCTTTCTCTAGTTGAGTTTTTGATTCACTTAATTCCGCGATATTTCTCTTAATATCACCAATTTTACTGATACTTAAATTTTCTGTAGTTAATAATTCTTTAGCAGAATTTAATTTTTCTTTAAAACTTTCAGTAGAAAGATCTGTTTCATTTTTAACTGGTTCAAATAAAGTTTTTGATTCATTAACTGTGGTTTCTAAATTAGTTAATAAGGTTTTTAATTCTTCTTTTTTGATATTGTAATTTTGAATATCTTTTTCTAATTGAGTATTTGATTCGTTTAATTCTGTGATGATTCTTTTAATATCGCTAATTTTGTCAATACCTAAATTATCTGTGATTAACAATTCTTTGGCTGCATTTAGTTTCTCTTTAAAACTCTCAGTAGAAAGATCTGTTTCATTTTTAACTGGTTCAAATAATTTTTTCGACTCACTAACTGTGGTTTCTAAATTAGTTAATAAGGTTTTTAGTTCTTCTTTCTTAACTTGGTAATTTTGAATATCAACAACTAATTTTCTGTTTATTTGTTGAAGATCTAAAATAGCAGCATTAACTTCATCGATTTTTGTAATGCTTAATTTTTGTGTTAAGTAATTGTTGCTATTTGTTAATTTTGTTTTTAATTCATTTGAGTTGAAATCTTTTGCATTGATTACTGGGTTCAATAAATCATTAGCATGAAGAATTTCTTGTTTTAATTGTTTTAATAATTCATCTAATTCTTGTTTCTTTTTGTTGTAGTTTTCGATGTTTAGTTTCAAGTTTGTATTTGCTTGTTTTAGGTCAAATAATTTGTTTTTAACTTCTTGAATTTTCTCAATATCTTGAGTTGAAATTGTTGCTAATTTTGTAGCTGTTTCAAGTTTGGATTTAAGAGTATTTAAGTCAATATCAACATTATCGCCTACTGTTGAAACTAAAACATTTGACTGGTTAATTTCAGTTTCCAGTTCTTTTAATTTGTCCTTTAATTCTTGAACTCTTGATTCTCTTTCTTTATCAGTACATGAAATTGAAATAAGAGGTAATGGTGCAATGGTTCCAAGAAATAAAGAAGTAGCAATTTTCTTTCTTATCTTCATTTTTGTCTCTTTTCACATTTTTTGCTCCATAAATGTCGAAAAATAACACTTGGAGTACCGTTATTATATATATATATATATATATATATATATATAATCCAAGATTAACACCAAATTTAGACTGATAATATGAAAAATTTTCACATTCTTGTATACTGAAAAAATATAATAGTTTAAAACTTTTAAACCATCTCTAAAAGAAAACACACTAGCAATAGCTAGTGTGAAGGGTTATTTTGATAAATAAGGAATGTAGTTTAAAACAAGTAGTTTATCTTCTTTGTTAACTATTTTTAATATGTGCGGTTTATTATCTGGTTTTGGTGAGTTATAACTAAAGATTAAAGCATTTAATTTTCTTGTATCCGATGATGTGGTTACGTTGCTTCCAATTAATTCATCATCAAGATAAACATCAAAACTGCTTGAATTTAAATCTTCCTTACCTACAATTGCGAATGAATTTGTATTAATTGTGGTTGTTAAATAATCAGAACTTGTATTTGATGTTAATGCGATATTATTAACAACTGATCCAATGTTTGTTTGGTTATTTTCTAATTTTCAATTACCAAAGAATTTGATTTTTTCAGAATTAATTGGTAATATCTTGTTTGTGTTTATTGCTAAACTAAATTGCACGTTTACTAATTTAAGACCATTGGTTGGTTTTGAAACAGTTAGATAAAGATTTTTAACCACTTTACTATTAATAAAGTTTAAATCAAATATAGCTGGTACTTTGTTATCAGTTAAGTAATAATCTAATAATTTTGTTTTTTCTCCATTTACATCTTCACCATAGACAATATAGTGTGTTGGCACAAATTCAGTGTCTTCTTTTTCTTCTTTATCTTTATGAACAACTGGAACGCTTTCGTTTTCGTGGTTTTCAGGTTCATCTTCAAAATCATCATCAGTAATTTTGGTTTTATCAACTACTCTTGTAATGCTCATTTTGTTAATTAAACTTGCTTGATCTAAGGTAAATTTAAATGTTGCTTCATTTGCATCTTCTATATAAAGAACATCATTTACATTTGTGTTTAATAGTTTATTCAATTCTGCTTGATCAATTTGATCATCAGAAGAAATTGTATATCTGGTTTTAGATCTTTTACTTGGAATGTATTTATTGATTTGTGAAGTGAATCTATCATTTGAATCAATAAATCTTGGTTTATATTGATATTCTGGATTGTTTAAAATTGATCTTAATTCTTCAATGGTTTTCCCTGTTGTATCGAAGTTTTCTGTTAGTGCATAATCATCAAATTGATAGTGCTTATTATCATTGAATAACCATACGTTCAATCCACCTGCACCACTAGAGTTATATCCATATATTTCTATGTCGTAGACTTGGTTGGCATCGAAATATATAGTAGATAAGTTTTGTGCATACTCAATTCATTGATTTTTAGTTATTACACTTTCACCATTTACAAACATTTTAAAATGATCATCAACTTGACCTCTTATTTCATAATTACCACTCACAGGTGGAATAAATTTAAAGTGTGATTTAATTAATCTTTTCTCAGCATTTAAATAGTTATTTGAACCATTGTTAAAATGGAAGTCTTGAACTATTTTTAAAGCTTCAACATTGTTATCTTTAGCATATTGAATTGCTTGATCAATATTATTACCTGTAAAGTTTGTAAGGTTGTTATAAATGTAAAATGTTGGTTTATTAACTACATTTCTAATTTTAATTTTAAATTTATAAGCAGGTACATAATTAGAAGGTTTACCTTCGAAATTATCTGGATAAATCGTTAAATCGAATTCATCAATTTGATTTAAGTAATTTTCATTTGCATGATAAATTAGTTTCTTAGGATTTGTTGGATCAACTTTTAAAGTCCCAAACCACTTGGTGGTAGGTTCGAAAGTCATTTTTGATCATGTAAAGTTTGAATTAACTGATGCAATACCTTTTTCAAAATCAAATGTGTAATCTTCATAAGCAGGTATTTGGAAAGGTGCTTGTACATCGGAACTATATTCAAAACTATTATTTTTTGGATTATATAAGTAGTTTCCAATTGCATATAAGTTACCAACAAAATCGATTCCCATTTTTTCTTGCATACTTTCAATATTTTCAACTACTTTTGGATCCTTTGGATAATCTAAATCTGCTATTCTTAAGGCTTCTTTTGCTTCAGATAATTTGTTTAATGCATCTTTTTGAGCTTCTGCATAGTCAGAAAGTTGTGCTGTTAATTCTAAATTCTTTTCAACTTTTTCTAAAATAGAAAGAGTTTTATCTGCTTGTATTTTGTCTTTTTCGATTTGAATTTTATCTTTTGCATCTTGTAATGCTTTATTGGCATTTTCATAATTTTCAGTCGCTTGATTAAACGCTTTAATTGCATTTAAAGTAGTTTCTTTTTCAAAATCATTTCCAAATTTAGGAACATCTCGTCTAAAGTTTGAACTGTGTTTTAATAAATCTGTATATGTTCTTAAAGCATAGTAGAAATTAAGGTCAAAATAATCTGATAAATATTTAACTGTTGCAGTATTGCTTCAGTGATGACCAGATCTACCTGAACTTTGGACTCATTGCATAAATTTGTCTGGACCTAGAGTGTAGATTAAAAAGCTATAAAGTGAATATCAATCTTTTCCTGTTTTAGTTAAATTAAATGCATTTGCAAGTCTTGCCCATCCTCAAGTTCATCTACCAGATGTATTAATTAAATTTCTTTTTCTGCTTTCATCATTTACAAACGAAATATCAATAATTGATGGTATGTTTGTCCATCCATGATCACGAATATTAAATGGATCTTGATAATCTTGGAAGTTATGGTTTATTTCATGGTAGTTACCTCAGTTGTCAAAACTGAATTCAGATTTGCCCGAAATATACGAACTTGCTCAACTTGTATCGGCGTATAAATAACCATTTCCACCTCAAGCACCTGCACCACCTCAAACATCGTTGCAATAATTTAAAACAACTTTAGAAGCACCATAATTTCCTCATGCATATGACATTTGATAAAATGAATCTCATTTTCTGAAGTTATACTCTGGGAAAATTGCGTGATCAATATTGACTCCTGCAATTGTAGTAGGTGCTGTAAAGGGAATTAAAATTGATGAATAATCAGTTTGAATCGCAAATACTGGCGATGATATTTCGCCTGATTTTACTTTTCCAATTTGAGTGTTTCAATTTTCTAAATCAGTTTGCTTATAGACATAAAAGAGTTGCTCTACCCCACCATCAATGCTTAAATTAACAGTATGGAATGAACCATCCTTATTATATAAATGACTATTTAAAGAAATTGATAATGAACCACCAAATGGAGTAGCTATTTTAAGTTTTTTTGTTTCTGGGTCAATTTCATTAAATCTATATGTGAAATTTGATTGAATTCTTGGGTATCTATTTGAAATTCTTCCTGAGTTATTAAAAGGTCGATTATCTCAATAATTTTCATTTATAACAAATTGGAATGGTAAAAAATCATTATTATTTGCATAATTTTCTTTAAGGAGATTATAAGTATTATCATCAAATTGAATTGTTGCAATTTCACCAGCAGGTATATAAATACCAGTTGAATTAAAACCTAATATATTTGATGCGATTTGAATATTTTTAACAACTGCTTGTGTGGTGTCTAAGACATTTCTTTCATAAAAGTTTTTAACTGCTGGGTGAACTTTTAATTCGCCTAATTGAATTTGTTTTTTAATTCAATTGGGATCGGCATAATCGGTATTATCTGGTGTTTTTTCAGCTAAAACTAAATCTGAAATATTGACAAATTTAGTTTCACCGTTTTCTTGATATTTTAATCATGAATTTAAATAATCTAACTGTTTACCATTATCAATATAATCAGATCTACGTTTATTGCCATTTGATTCATAGTTATTATCATAACCAGGATATCTAAAGCCATATTGACCATATTTTGTTTCTAAGTCTGTAACATAGTATTGTTTATTTCCTGTTCTTTCATGATAACTTAATATTTTTGAGCTAAATGATTGTAAGTTAAGTTCATTTGTAAGTTTTTTAGCAAATTCTTGATCATTATTTAGGAGTTTTTTATCTGAAACATGAATTACATTTGTACTTCATTCAACACCATTGTCATCTGTTAAAAGTGCATAATATTCACCAGGTTGACTTGTTTCAAGATTATCTAAATTATTGCTTGCAAATAATTCATTATTTTTGTATCAATCAATTTTACTAATGTTATTAATAGTAGCGTTTTGTAATGATAATGTATTATTGTTATCAACTATTAAACCATTTGCAGAAGAATTTAAATTAATTGATGATAATGGGTTATTTTTGTGAATTTCTACTGTAGGTGTTTTAACAATGATTTCTTCATCATTAAAAATAGTAGATAGTTGTAAATGGAAATTGCTGTCATTTACAATTTGATTTTTATTTACTGATAGTTTATTTGTATTTTGATTATAAATAGGTAAATCATCTTTAAACCATTGATATTTAATGTTTTCAAGAATTGGGTTGAGTGATGATGAAGTGATTGTTATCTCATCGTTATTATTCTTAAAATAACCATTGTTAGATGCAATTATTCTTACATTCTTGAGATAATATTGAATCAAAGGTTTCGATAGTGTTTCAGTGTCTAAAAAACCATCTAATTCAAATGTTTTTGGATCTGATAAAAGGTTTCTAGCAGTATCAATGATTCTATATTGAATTCTAGCAGTTTGATTAGAAGTCGAGACTAATTCAACATTGCTCAAGTGATAAACGTTTCTATCAATGTTTGGGTTTTCGACTAATTCAATTTTAGATAAGTCAATATCGCTCGCGATTAGAGAAACTTTATCACCATTATAATTAAGTGATGATAAATTTAATACGTTGTTTAATTTTTCTTGATATTGAATTTCTCTTTTAAAACCATTAATTACAATATTTCTCGTTTCACTTAATAAGTTATATTTTTTGTTTTCTAATCTAACAACAAAACTTACTGAATCGTTGTTTTTTGTAAATGAAATTACATCTAGGGTGTATTGCCCTGAATCATATTCACCAATTGTAAAGTTTGATTGATTTATATCTGTGATGAATGTCTCACTTGGAGTTACATTTGGTGTTATTGTAATTCTAGACAATTCATTGTTTAATTTGTTTATTAAAGTTTCTTTAGTTATAAAGCCATCAATTGTATTTGAACGTAAATTAGATAATTCTTTAGTTGCTTTATCTTGCAATTGGAAACTAATAGATACAGTGCCATTAGTTTTTTTATTTATCGACTTATTAACTAATTCATATTTGTCTTTGTCGTAGCGTACAAAGGTGAAATTATCTATTGTAACATCACCTATATATTTTTTTGTTATATCTCCATTGAAAGCAGGTAAAACACTTTTGATTTCTGAATTCAATTGTTCAATTGGGTTCATGAAATTTCTATTGTCAAATAGAGATATTGTTCTCTTTTTTGAATATGTTTGTGTTTTTTTGTCTTTTAATTGTAGACTTAGAGTTAGTCTGTCAACTTCATAATTTTCTATTTTGAAATTAACAATTTGATATTTATCACTAATCTTAGAAAAGTTAAAATCATCAATATTTAAACTTTCTTTTGTTTTGTTTTTGGATGTTTCTTTAATAGTTACTTTGAGTTTGTTTAGCTCTTCATTAATTTCGAGTGTTTTCTCTTTTTTGTTCTCATTTGTACCTTTACATGCAATAACTAAAATTGGAGTTATAGCACTGACAAAAGTAATTGGAAGAACTAATAAATGTTTTTTAAATCTTCTTGTTTTCATATATTTCCTTGTATTAAATTAATTTTAATACAATTAAGAAACAACAAATTGTTATTTTGTATCTTTTAAGCCATAGTTTAATAAATATATTAATTATTTATTATGAAAACTTCCAATTTGAAAATTGAATATAAACAATTTTGAATTTACATTGGTTTGTTTGAGTTTTTAAATTGTTAATTTAAATTAAAAAAGTTTATGCTAGATTTAAAAATTGGGTTTGTGTATTTTTTCATCTTCATATACTATAAAGTAACACAATTTGCTTGGTATATATATATATATATATATATATATATAATGTCGTTTGCTTAGAGAAACCTTCGTTTCTTTTATTAAGCATATTACTTTAAGATTAGACAAATAATTAAATCTTAGAAAAGAATCTTATGTAATTTTTGATCCTAAAGTAATAGATAATTAGTTACTTGAAAGGTAATTTATAAATGGCAAATTATACAACTGAAAAACAAGGTCAACAAGATTTTTTTATTAAATATGGAATTTGAGATCCTAATAGTCCAAATGATGAAAATGTAAAATTAATAAATAATACAGACGGAATATATAAAGGTGTTATTTTTGAGTTTAAAATACAAATTGGTAATTATAATGCAGTGCTATATCAAGCAATAAAATATTTATCCTCGCAAAGAATAAAAGGCCAAAATATACCTAAAAATATTTTGTTAATTTCTTTAAATGAAGAAAAAGCATTTTTATATAATTCTGCAGACTTTATTGAAGAGATTGAAAAAGTTTATGTTGGTGGAGCAAGTAAACATAATAATGAATTCTTAAATGAAAAGAATGTAGAACCCATTATCATTAAAAATATTTTTAAAAGAGATGGTATGGATAAGATATTAGAAATTATGAAAGATGTAAGTTTCACCAAAATTAATATTGATCAAATTTGTGTAGTTGGATGAGCTGAAAGATATTATAAAAGTATTGAAAATGCTACGAAAACAGATTTTTTTCATGAATTAAAAAACCCAACTGAATTTAGAGATTTCATCAATCCTTGAAAAGGAAGTGAAGAAGATTTTAAGTATATTATGGATTTATTAAATGATCCTGATAATAAAGCAAAACTTGGCGCTTTTTATACTCCTAAAGAGTATACGAAATATTCATATAAAATGATTAAACAAGCAATTAACGAAGTCCCCAATGGTAATGACTATGTAATTATTGATAGATGTGCTGGATCAGGTAATCTTGAAGAACTATTTACAGATGAAGAATTATCACATACAATCGTATCAACTTATGAATTATGAGAATGAGTTGTTTTAAATAAAAGAATTGGAGATAAAGTTAAGTTAATTATACCGCCTCAACCAAATCACGAAAACGGACTTTTAACGGGCGGCGATGCCATGTCTCAACCGATTTTTAAAGAATGTTTAGAATATGTAAACGACCCCAAATGTACTGTTATTTTATTAGAAAATCCGCCTTATAGAGATGAAACTACCAATTTGAGAAAAACTGGAGCAGGAGAAGCCAGGGATACTTTTGTTAAAAAAGCAATGAAAGAAAGCACGGTTAATGGAAGAATAGCGAATGAATTATCGAGTCAGTTTATTTGAAGTGCTTTTGAATATTATCTTAAAAAAGAAGGCGATAGTTTAATTTTGTATAGTCCAATTAAATACTGAAAATCACAACATTTGATTAATAAAGAATTTAAACAGGGATATTTATTAAATAGAAAGTTTTTTCATGCCTCTGAAAGTGCAATATCCTTAATTTGATGAAAGAATAGTAATGAAGTTAAGGAATTAGAAGAATTAACTCTACAACCTATCACATTGATTCCTCAACAAAATAATGCAGCTTTTATGATTGATGAACCGATTGTAGTGAAGAAGGTTTATAATAATTTTAATTCATACTTTGATAATACAAGAGATAAAGAAAATTATATTGCGATGTTGAATGTATCGGGTTTTAATTTAGATAATGCTAGTGGTAGGTTACTGAGAAGAAATGAAGATTTAAAAGGACACGGAACTAAAAAATTATTATATCCTACTGATTTTTATACCAAATTACCACTTTTTGCCGCTAAAAAATATATTCATAAAAGCTGAACTGAAAAAGATGTGATTTTTACAACTAGTGATGGTGGTAAAAAATATCTAAAAGATGAAGAATTTTTAAGAAAAAGTGCATTTTGAGTTGCAATGACTCAGAAAAACGAGTGTTTTTCATATTATTGTAAAGATCAAGTTTTTCAAAATGAGTTAGTATTTTCTAATATAGAAATCGATGGTGAAATATTGCATAGTTATAAAACCGAAATGGATAAGTATTTTAATAATTATAAGTTTGATAATGAAGAGAAAAAGATTCTTACTCAATTTGCTAAAATACATAAAATATTACGAGGCAAAGAATTACAAAAGCAATTAAGTGAGTTATACCATTATTCAGGCATAACAAAATTTGATAAAAATTTGGTATATGGTTCAGCACAAATTAACAAATTATTTAATTTGAATTTTAAAAAAGATGAATTAGGAAATAATATTTATAAAGAAACTAATAAACAACTTTATAATTCATTAAAGGGGAAAACTTTTAAAATGAACGATATGCTAAATACTGAATTAGATAAATTGAACAAGATGACTAATAAATATTATGAAACTCATATCTCTAAAAAGTTGTTTAAATATGAGTTGCTTAAATAATGAATAATTTAAGATTTTAAGTAAATTTAAAAAGTACAATTATGAATTAAATAATTTTGTACTTTTTTATTTTTATATTATAAAAATAATTAAAAAAATATA
The nucleotide sequence above comes from Mycoplasma sp. Pen4. Encoded proteins:
- a CDS encoding PA14 domain-containing protein yields the protein MKTRRFKKHLLVLPITFVSAITPILVIACKGTNENKKEKTLEINEELNKLKVTIKETSKNKTKESLNIDDFNFSKISDKYQIVNFKIENYEVDRLTLSLQLKDKKTQTYSKKRTISLFDNRNFMNPIEQLNSEIKSVLPAFNGDITKKYIGDVTIDNFTFVRYDKDKYELVNKSINKKTNGTVSISFQLQDKATKELSNLRSNTIDGFITKETLINKLNNELSRITITPNVTPSETFITDINQSNFTIGEYDSGQYTLDVISFTKNNDSVSFVVRLENKKYNLLSETRNIVINGFKREIQYQEKLNNVLNLSSLNYNGDKVSLIASDIDLSKIELVENPNIDRNVYHLSNVELVSTSNQTARIQYRIIDTARNLLSDPKTFELDGFLDTETLSKPLIQYYLKNVRIIASNNGYFKNNNDEITITSSSLNPILENIKYQWFKDDLPIYNQNTNKLSVNKNQIVNDSNFHLQLSTIFNDEEIIVKTPTVEIHKNNPLSSINLNSSANGLIVDNNNTLSLQNATINNISKIDWYKNNELFASNNLDNLETSQPGEYYALLTDDNGVEWSTNVIHVSDKKLLNNDQEFAKKLTNELNLQSFSSKILSYHERTGNKQYYVTDLETKYGQYGFRYPGYDNNYESNGNKRRSDYIDNGKQLDYLNSWLKYQENGETKFVNISDLVLAEKTPDNTDYADPNWIKKQIQLGELKVHPAVKNFYERNVLDTTQAVVKNIQIASNILGFNSTGIYIPAGEIATIQFDDNTYNLLKENYANNNDFLPFQFVINENYWDNRPFNNSGRISNRYPRIQSNFTYRFNEIDPETKKLKIATPFGGSLSISLNSHLYNKDGSFHTVNLSIDGGVEQLFYVYKQTDLENWNTQIGKVKSGEISSPVFAIQTDYSSILIPFTAPTTIAGVNIDHAIFPEYNFRKWDSFYQMSYAWGNYGASKVVLNYCNDVWGGAGAWGGNGYLYADTSWASSYISGKSEFSFDNWGNYHEINHNFQDYQDPFNIRDHGWTNIPSIIDISFVNDESRKRNLINTSGRWTWGWARLANAFNLTKTGKDWYSLYSFLIYTLGPDKFMQWVQSSGRSGHHWSNTATVKYLSDYFDLNFYYALRTYTDLLKHSSNFRRDVPKFGNDFEKETTLNAIKAFNQATENYENANKALQDAKDKIQIEKDKIQADKTLSILEKVEKNLELTAQLSDYAEAQKDALNKLSEAKEALRIADLDYPKDPKVVENIESMQEKMGIDFVGNLYAIGNYLYNPKNNSFEYSSDVQAPFQIPAYEDYTFDFEKGIASVNSNFTWSKMTFEPTTKWFGTLKVDPTNPKKLIYHANENYLNQIDEFDLTIYPDNFEGKPSNYVPAYKFKIKIRNVVNKPTFYIYNNLTNFTGNNIDQAIQYAKDNNVEALKIVQDFHFNNGSNNYLNAEKRLIKSHFKFIPPVSGNYEIRGQVDDHFKMFVNGESVITKNQWIEYAQNLSTIYFDANQVYDIEIYGYNSSGAGGLNVWLFNDNKHYQFDDYALTENFDTTGKTIEELRSILNNPEYQYKPRFIDSNDRFTSQINKYIPSKRSKTRYTISSDDQIDQAELNKLLNTNVNDVLYIEDANEATFKFTLDQASLINKMSITRVVDKTKITDDDFEDEPENHENESVPVVHKDKEEKEDTEFVPTHYIVYGEDVNGEKTKLLDYYLTDNKVPAIFDLNFINSKVVKNLYLTVSKPTNGLKLVNVQFSLAINTNKILPINSEKIKFFGNWKLENNQTNIGSVVNNIALTSNTSSDYLTTTINTNSFAIVGKEDLNSSSFDVYLDDELIGSNVTTSSDTRKLNALIFSYNSPKPDNKPHILKIVNKEDKLLVLNYIPYLSK